A stretch of DNA from Methanolinea mesophila:
GGCGACGGCAGGATCGTGTGCACCATCCATGAATGCAGCCCGGTACAGTGCGGGGCCTACCGGTGTGTGATTATGCGAATCTTCACCAGGGACGGCAGGGAAGCCGGGAGGATCACCGGTACCAGGGCCCTGCTCTCGGAGGATACGGATCTGAATGCAATCTGGGAGGCGGGTCGCGGGAGCATCCGGTTCTTTGACGACGACGTGGAAACGCAAATCGCCTGTTTCCTCCGGTCGAAAGGTTACCGCGTGGATTAGCGATTTCATAATTCTCTGTTCCGG
This window harbors:
- a CDS encoding YkgJ family cysteine cluster protein, whose protein sequence is MAFECRQCGTCCMFLGDYIRIEEQRAPYEFLAECVSTGTQFIARVDRDKRALFDDHEWSDDLHPSACPFLRPAGDGRIVCTIHECSPVQCGAYRCVIMRIFTRDGREAGRITGTRALLSEDTDLNAIWEAGRGSIRFFDDDVETQIACFLRSKGYRVD